GGCCTCCTGGGCCAGTGGCACGTGAGTCCGGTCGATGGAGTCGCCGTCCTCGCCGATCTCGGCGCGCAGGGAGTCGGAGAGGAGATCCACGGTCGAGGCGATCTGCTGCCGGTTCGGGGCCACCTGCTCGGCTGAGCACAGCAGCTTGTCGGTGCTGGTCTCACGCAGGTCGACGTGGACGGTGTAGGGCTCACCTGCTCTCGCAATGGATCCGTAGAGGTAGGCTTTGGCTCCTAGTCGATGGGCTATCAGGCGTGCGGTTCCCAGGCCGGTGGTGTCTTCGCCGCCCAGCTCCCGCAGCGCGAGCCGGTAGTCGTCGCTGCTCTGGAGCCGCAGATAGGGCGACTGCTCGAGAGCCATGTGCAGCGCCGTTGCGATGCTGTCGTCGAAGGCCGCGTCGCCGGTGTGGTTCTCGATCACAGTCAGCACCACAGCATCGTGAGTCGTGAGGATCGCGGTGCGGAAGTGCCCGCGCTTGAGGAGCAGAAGCCCTACGGCGGCCAGCACCGCAAGCACGCTGGCGACGGTCCAGCGTACCCATCCCGGTCTTGTGGAGTACGTCTTCTCTCCGGTATTCGAGAAGATGGAGCCACGCGTATCCGGCGGTAGAGGACGGTCCTGTGCCGGAGCCTCGCGCGGCGTGCGCACGCGCGGAACCGCGGCGACAGCCTTGCGCAGCCAACTGCTTCCGGATTTAGCACTCGATTTGTTACTAATCTTGTCGCAGGGCGTGCTGTCGAGCTTTTCGAGGGCCTCGCGCAGCTCCTGCGCGGTCTGGAAGCGGGCCATGCGATCCTTGGCCAGCAGGCGCTGAATGATCTCGGCGAGATCGCTCAAGGGAGCTTCGCTCCATTCCCGGATCGGCTCAGGCGCGTGGTTCAGCAGCTTCACGAAGACGCTCGCGCTGGTGTCGCCGGAGAACGGAATCTGCCGCGTTGCCATCTCGTACATCACCGCGCCGAGCGAGAAGAGGTCCGAGCGCGAGTCCAGAACCTCTCCCCGCGCCTGCTCGGGAGAGATGTAGTAGAGCGTCTCGGGAGCCTTCCCCTGCACCCGCGCGGATTTGCCTGCCTGGGTGACTCCGAAGCCCAGCACCTTGGCCTGCGGCAAGCCCTGCATAGTAGTCAGAAAGATATTCGACGGCTTCAACTCGCGGTGCACGATGCCCTTCGAGTGGGCCGCGCCCAGGGCATCGGCGACCTCCTTCGCGATCGCCACCAGCTCATCGGGACGGATCGGTCCACGTGCGATCCGGTCCATGAGCGACTCACCCTCCAGCAGCTCCATCGCCAGATAGATCTCGCCGTCCAGCTCGCCTATGTCGAGAATTGCGCAGATGTTTGGGTGGTGCAGCGCGGCGGCGGCCCGCACCTCACGCATCTCCGTCGCAGTATGTCCGCCGCCCAAGATCCTGAGCGCCACCTCATGCTGTGAGCGGTTATCCCGCGCCCGGAAGAGCGCATCCGTGCCACTGCCCTCCCGTTGGACGGGGTGGTCCAGTCGAGCCAGAATCTCAAATGGCCCGAATCTCTGGCCCACAACGGGAATCATCAATATTTCTCCTCGGCAGCTTCGCCGGAGTCGAATTCTCGGCTCATGCAGTCTCGGGAACACGGTGTGAAGCGCAGTGTTGTGTTTGGCATGAGTATATCTACCTCATACTCATACCACGGAGAACATCCCATAGACTCTACCGCGAGCGAGCCTCTTTCGTCCGTGTTCTACGACAAACATCTTTCGTCCATGATCCACAACGTTCCTTTACGATAGATCTGTGAGCCACGCCCCCTACCCCCTGCGCAGAGTGTCCGGTCAGACCCTGCTGTTTGACGCAGACGACACACTTTGGGAAAACAATATCTACTTCGAGCGGGCCATCGCGGCCTTCATCTCCTATCTGGACCACCAGGTGCACACTCCCGAAGAGGTGCGCGAGCACCTGAATCACTGCGAGCGCGCCACCATCGCCGAGTACGGCTACGGCCTGCACAGCTTCCGCCGCTCACTCGTCGACTGCTTCGAGCATCTCTCGAACCAGCCCATCACGCCTGAGCGCCACGAGCGCATCGTGAGCTTTACTCATGCCATCGCCGCGCAGGAGATCGAACTGCTGCCCGGCGTGGCTGAGACGCTGGCCGAGCTATCCACGCGCCACCGCCTATTGATGGTTACCAAGGGAGACCGAGACGAGCAGCAGGGCAAGCTGCAACGCTCCGGCCTTGCCGGCTACTTCACCGCTGTGGAGGTGCTTGCCGAAAAGCACGAGGGTGCCTACCGCTCGCTGGCCAGCCACCACGCCTGCGAGCCTGCCATGACATGGATGATCGGCAACAGCCCTAAGTCCGACATTAACCCCTCGCTGGCCGCTGGGCTGCATGCCGTCTTTATCCCGCACGACTTTACCTGGGTCCTCGAGCACGAGGTGGTCAACGCCGCCCCCGCCGGGCAACATCTGCTGGAGCTTTCGAGCATCACTGCCCTGCTCGACCACTTTTAGCCGAAACTTTTTTGTTCTAACTCGTTTGCGGCCAAGATCTCCACAACACTCCAGGCCAAAACGGATGCTATACTAAATTTCGGATTGCACGTCACAACTGATCGCTATTAGCGGTCGGCTTCAATGCGGAGGTGGCGAAATTGGCAGACGCACTAGCTTGAGGTGCTAGCGCCGCAAGGCATAGGGGTTCAAGTCCCCTCCTCCGCACCAATCCACCCATAAGCACCAACAATAAAGAGCAAAAAGCAGGCTGCCCAGAGACGGGTGGCCATTTTATTTTGCGACGGGGCTTTCACCCCACACCCCAGCCAGCCGTGATAACTCCGCCCCGTTATACAAGTTGAACGAATGCAGTATGATCTCTTCGTCGAACAATCGTAATAATTTTGGGTAGCGAAGAATGACGACTTTCCATGACGGAGTGCTCCCTACTACATGAATCATCTCCGCAGCATTTTCTGCTCGCAAAGACTCCCGTGGCTCAGCTTCCTGCTCGCGATCGCAGCCTTTGCCTATGCGCAGAGCCCAACACCCCCGGCCGCCACCGCGCGCAGCCGAGGCACCGTCGGCTCGCAGGGGCCGCTGCCGGTACACGCTGCCTTCACTCCGGCTCAGGTAGCGAGCGGCGGAGCCTCGTTCCAGCAAAACTGCGCCTTCTGCCACGGCAAAGAGGCGGGCGGCGGCGAGAGCGGCCCGGACCTGACGCGTTCGAAGCTGGTCACCGCCGATAAGAACGGCGAAGGCATCGGCGACGTCATCCGCAGCGGCAGGCTGGCGAAAGGGATGCCCCGGTTTAACCTCTCCGACACGGAGATCACCGACCTGGTCGCCTTCGTCCATACCCAGCAGGACAAGGCGATGTCGCAGACAGGGACCCGCAAGGGCGTGGACGAGTCGGACCTCCAGACCGGCGACGCCGAGGCAGGCAAACGCTACTTCAACGGCCCGGGCACATGTGCCCGCTGCCACTCGGCGACCGGCGATCTGGCCGGTGTGGCGACACGCTACCAGGGCCTGAAGCTGGAGCAGCAGATGCTCTATCCCAGGGGCGTTCCCTCCAAGGTGACCGTCACGTCCGCGGGCAAGGTCTTCACGGGCCAACTGGCGTATCTAGACGAGTTTGCGGTCGCCCTGGTCGATTCCAAGGGGATCTACCACTCCTGGTCTACCGGCAAGGTCAAGTACACCGTCGATGCTCCGGTCAACGCGCACGTCGATCTGCTCAGCAAGTACAGCGACGATGACATCCACAACCTGATGGCCTATATGCAGACGTTGAAGTAAAAGGGATTGTTCATGAAAGCTCTGAAGCACGCCTTGCTTGCCTCCGTCCTCGCGTTGAGCGCCACCCTGTCGCCGCATTCTCTGCTGGCGCAGGGCGCGGACGCCGCGATGTTGCTGCATCCGCCCGCCGATAGCTGGCCCGCTTATCACGGCGACTACTCCGGCAAGCGGCACAGCTCGCTAACCGAGATCGCGCCGCACAACGTCAGCAACCTGACGCTGGCCTGGGCCTTCCAGACCGGGATGAGCTCCGATCTGAAGTCATCGCCGATCCTCGTCGATGGCATCCTTTACTTCACCATCCCGGACAATATCTGGGCCATCGACGCACGCACCGGCCACGAGATATGGCACTACACCGCGCCGCCGAACAAGGCGTTTCACATCGGTCATCGCGGCGTCAGCATCCTGAACGGGTGGATCTACTACATGTCGTCGGACGCTCACCTGCTCTGCCTCGATGCGAGGAACGGCAAGGTGCGTTGGGACGTCGTCGTCGCCGACTATACCAAGGGCCAGTGGGCCACAATGGCTCCTCTCATCATCGGCAAGCATGTGCTGGTGGGCGTCTCGGGCGACTTCGATAACCTGCAGGGCTTTGTGCGCTCCATCGACGCGGATACGGGCGCGACGCAGTGGCAGTGGAACGCCACTGCCCCACCCAATACGCCGGGCCAGACCACCGGCGGCAACGCATGGCTCACGGGCACCTACGATCCCGTCCTGAACCTGGTCTACTGGGGCACGGGAAATCCGTCGCCGGTATTGAACGGCAAGCCTCGGCCTGGGGACAATCTCTATACATGCAGCATCGTCGCGCTGAACCCCGAGACCGGCAAGCTGGTCTGGGCCTTTCAGCCCTCGCCGCACGACACGCACGACTGGGACGCGGTAGAGATACCGATTCTGGTCGATGGAGACTTTCACGGCCAGCCGCGCAAGATGCTCTTGCAGGCATCGCGCAACGGCCACTTTTTCGTTCTTGACCGAACGACCGGCAAGAACCTTCTGACGACCACCTTTGGCCCGGTGAACTGGACC
This is a stretch of genomic DNA from Granulicella sp. WH15. It encodes these proteins:
- a CDS encoding serine/threonine-protein kinase, whose product is MIPVVGQRFGPFEILARLDHPVQREGSGTDALFRARDNRSQHEVALRILGGGHTATEMREVRAAAALHHPNICAILDIGELDGEIYLAMELLEGESLMDRIARGPIRPDELVAIAKEVADALGAAHSKGIVHRELKPSNIFLTTMQGLPQAKVLGFGVTQAGKSARVQGKAPETLYYISPEQARGEVLDSRSDLFSLGAVMYEMATRQIPFSGDTSASVFVKLLNHAPEPIREWSEAPLSDLAEIIQRLLAKDRMARFQTAQELREALEKLDSTPCDKISNKSSAKSGSSWLRKAVAAVPRVRTPREAPAQDRPLPPDTRGSIFSNTGEKTYSTRPGWVRWTVASVLAVLAAVGLLLLKRGHFRTAILTTHDAVVLTVIENHTGDAAFDDSIATALHMALEQSPYLRLQSSDDYRLALRELGGEDTTGLGTARLIAHRLGAKAYLYGSIARAGEPYTVHVDLRETSTDKLLCSAEQVAPNRQQIASTVDLLSDSLRAEIGEDGDSIDRTHVPLAQEATGNLEALHQFALGESLLSSGHMGHALGAYQQAATLDPKFTQPELRLATFYQIENAETAAEDAARKALISSANAGDQTRLMAQYTYEMNTSFNYARATEIVRQLLQQYPQSIDALTALSRVQRLQGRLPEALETAQETLIADPRNVDAYFQMELALISLDRYDAALHVQSQLDRLLGVAATNHGLIAAYLSGRQDRVEQYIEHPKSTHDLSPQLWEYGLYLDNAGQMAAGAAVWSDGAKEAQSDPYMLSVAPSLLAQGALDRALAGECPSALKMAGESSLQLQGHDTLFHAGMASALCGDTAGAQRAMTTLTRRYPQSTAVGEYYIPDLKGALALERGDPAAAIEYLKPARPFDILSLTPLLRGRAHVALHQEELGIVDYQTVLSHRGLSFTIGSNVYPMAQIGVARAFAASGDTANSAAAYKSFEELWKDADPTDPLLIEAHHGMNADPTTTTKPDTDKNGSKHG
- a CDS encoding HAD hydrolase-like protein, whose amino-acid sequence is MSHAPYPLRRVSGQTLLFDADDTLWENNIYFERAIAAFISYLDHQVHTPEEVREHLNHCERATIAEYGYGLHSFRRSLVDCFEHLSNQPITPERHERIVSFTHAIAAQEIELLPGVAETLAELSTRHRLLMVTKGDRDEQQGKLQRSGLAGYFTAVEVLAEKHEGAYRSLASHHACEPAMTWMIGNSPKSDINPSLAAGLHAVFIPHDFTWVLEHEVVNAAPAGQHLLELSSITALLDHF
- a CDS encoding c-type cytochrome; translation: MNHLRSIFCSQRLPWLSFLLAIAAFAYAQSPTPPAATARSRGTVGSQGPLPVHAAFTPAQVASGGASFQQNCAFCHGKEAGGGESGPDLTRSKLVTADKNGEGIGDVIRSGRLAKGMPRFNLSDTEITDLVAFVHTQQDKAMSQTGTRKGVDESDLQTGDAEAGKRYFNGPGTCARCHSATGDLAGVATRYQGLKLEQQMLYPRGVPSKVTVTSAGKVFTGQLAYLDEFAVALVDSKGIYHSWSTGKVKYTVDAPVNAHVDLLSKYSDDDIHNLMAYMQTLK
- a CDS encoding acido-empty-quinoprotein group A; translation: MKALKHALLASVLALSATLSPHSLLAQGADAAMLLHPPADSWPAYHGDYSGKRHSSLTEIAPHNVSNLTLAWAFQTGMSSDLKSSPILVDGILYFTIPDNIWAIDARTGHEIWHYTAPPNKAFHIGHRGVSILNGWIYYMSSDAHLLCLDARNGKVRWDVVVADYTKGQWATMAPLIIGKHVLVGVSGDFDNLQGFVRSIDADTGATQWQWNATAPPNTPGQTTGGNAWLTGTYDPVLNLVYWGTGNPSPVLNGKPRPGDNLYTCSIVALNPETGKLVWAFQPSPHDTHDWDAVEIPILVDGDFHGQPRKMLLQASRNGHFFVLDRTTGKNLLTTTFGPVNWTLGIDKDGRPIPNPAKEPAPDGRLIAPDEAGLTNYRSPSFDPKTGLMIVSAAPSYSIYFAKPADGTYGWAGADYSLWSKGVIEAIDYQTGKIRWSHDLGEGRSGAGILTTDSGLTFTGDNNGNFLALDTSTGKTLWHAGSGAHILSPPITYELDGHQVVLTSSGSVVFAWSLPLSGEVRSSGRKNSN